AGCTGTTTCTACCAGTCCACTTACAGGAACAAAAAAGACCAATGTAATGCAGGGGATGTTAATTGAAAACCATGGATTATTAGGTGATGCTCATGCTGAAAATGATTCTCACAGACAATTAAGTTTACTCGCAATTGAAAGTATACAAAAGATGCGAGATCTTGGTCTTGATGTTTATCCTGGTGATTTTGCAGAAAACATTACAACAGAGGGAATAATACTAAAAGAATTACAGATTGGAATCAAATTATCCATTGGAAAACAATCAGTGGTCCAGGTAACACAGATAGGAAAGGAATGTTACAGCCCATGTGAAATTGGAAGACACGTGGGAGAGTGTATAATGCCCACTGATGGAATCTTCTGCAAGGTTTTAGAAGGTGGGAAAATAAGGGTAGGAGATGGATTACAGATTATTTGATTAAATATGGATCTTTTTTTTCCATTTTTTTCGCTTAAATCTATTTTAATAACAAGGATCAATCTACTTTTAGAGGAATGATTCATTTTTTGAATTACTTTAGATTAGTGGTTTATTTTAATTGATCCATAACAAATAAACAACAGTATCAAAATGGAAGAAATATAACATAAAGAACTATAATAGAATAGTTGATTCAATTAAAATTAAAAAACAATACTCAATGAATTACATTTGTAATTTGGATGTAGTATTTTAGTGTTTAAAAAAAATTTAAGATATTTATCTTGATTATTTGGAGGAAATATAATGTTACATGGAACAGAAGTTTTAAAGAAGGGATTTGCCAAGATGACTAAGGGCGGAGTAATTATGGATGTTGTGAATGCTGAACAGGCTGTTATTGCCGAAGAAGCTGGAGCTGTTTCAGTAATGGCACTTGAAAAGGTGCCTGCTGATATACGTGCAGAAGGTGGAGTTGCAAGAATGGCTGATCCATCAAAGGTTCAGGAAATAATTGATGCTGTAAGTATTCCTGTAATGGCAAAGGCACGTATAGGTCATTTTGTTGAAGCACAAGTACTCGAGACACTTGGTGTAGATATGATAGATGAAAGTGAGGTTCTTACACCTGCAGATGAAAAATATCACATTAACAAGAAATTATTCACAATACCATTTGTATGTGGTGCACGTAACTTGGGCGAAGCTTTAAGGAGAATTGATGAAGGTGCAGCCATGATCCGTACCAAAGGTGAAGCAGGAACTGGAAATATTGTTGAAGCAGTAAGGCATAGCAGACAGATATCAAGTATCATAAGAGAACTTAAAGATAAAACCGAAGAAGAACTTTGGACAGTTGCTCGTGAAACAGAATCCACACTCAAACTTGTAAAAGAAACAGCCAAACTCGGAAGATTACCTGTAGTGAACTTTGCAGCAGGAGGAATTGCAACACCTGCAGATGCAGCATTAATGATGCAACTTGGATCAGACGGTGTCTTTGTTGGATCCGGAATATTCAAGTCAGAACAACCAATACTTGTTGCAAAGGCAATTGTAGAAGCTACAACCCACTTTGAAGATGCAGATATCATTACTAAGGTTTCAACAGATCTTGGTAAGGCAATGCCAGGACTTGAAATAAGTGACATACCAGAAAACATGAAATTACAAACAAGAGGATGGTAAGGAATATCTTACCTAATCTTACTTCAAATTTTTATTTATTTTAAATCATTTGCTCTATTTATATAGTATATTAAGTTTAATATGATGATATAAATGAAATACAATTTTAAAAAACTGTGCAACAGGAAAGACACTGATTGTCTGAAATGGGATATGATGGAGCCAATATTTGGACACGATGATCTCATCCCTTTATGGGTTGCTGACATGGATTTTCCAGTTGCCAAACCAGTAACAGACGCACTTAAAAAACGTGTAGAACATCCCTTTTATGGTTACACTCAAGCTGGATCAAGCGTGATAAATGCAGTTGTTGATCGTATGCAACGTAAATTCAACTGGAGGATTGATCCTGAATGGATAGTGTTTACCCCGGGTGTTGTTCCTGCACTACATGTTGCAATTCGTTCTATCACCCACCCTGGTGATGGAGTAATTTTACAGGAACCCACATATCATCCATTTTTTCCAGCTGTTACCAACAGCGGCTGTCAAACAGTAAATAATGGACTCAAACTAATAAACGGCAGATATGTAATGGACTATAATGGTCTTGAAGAAATATTTAAACCAAAAACAAGAGCTTTGTCTAATTCTGGACGTGTTAAAACAATTATTTTTTGTAATCCACACAATCCTGTTGGAAGATCCTGGGATAGGGAGGAAATAATCAGGATGGGAGAGATCGTTATAAAAAATGGCGGAGTAGTTATCTCAGATGAGATTCACTGTGAAATACTCTTTAAAGGACAGAAACACATACCATTTGCAACAATTTCCAAAGAGTTTGAACAGAATTGTATAGTTTGTATGTCCCCTAGTAAAACATTCAACCTGGCTGGTCTTGAAGTTTCTTCAATAATCATACCAAATAAAAAAATCAGAGATAACTTCACTAACACTCGTGCAGGTATTGTACCCAACCCCAATCTTTTTGGATATACTGCACTTGAAGCGGCATACAGATTTGGAGATGAATGGTTAGAGCAAGTTCTTGATTATTTGCAGGATAATCTGAACTTTTTAATGGATTACATTAAAGAAAACATTCCAATTATTAAAGTCATAAAAACGGAGGGTACATACCTTGTATGGCTTGATTGCAGAGGTCTTGGTATGGACAACATCACCCTTAGAACTTTTATGAGAGAAGAGGCTAGGGTGGGATTGGAGGATGGATTTATATTTGGAGAGTCAGGAAGTGGATTTATGAGAATGAACATTGCATGTCCAGTATCCATCCTTGAAGAAGCTTTAAAACAAATAGAAGATGCAGTTAATGAGTTTAATACTCAAATGTAAAAATCATTTTTTTTATAAAAAATGGATTTGATAAATTATTGGAGAAGATTTAATATGTTGTTTAAGGTTGCAAGTAACGATGGGAAAATTATTAATCAACATTTTGGACACGCAAAACAATTTCTTATATTTGATATAGATGATAACGGAAATTTTGAATTCGTAGAACTCAGGGAGAATGTTCCATCTTGTAGTGGAGGAAATCATTCATCTGGATCTATGGAATCTACAATTGAACTTATCAAAGACGTTGATATTGTGTTAGTAAGTCAAATTGGTCCTGGAGCATCACAATCATTGATATCAAATGGTATACAACCTTACATGATGCCAACGTATATTGATGAGGCATTGGAAAAATTAGGTTCTAAATTTGTGAATGAAAAAAAAAAAGTTAAAAAGTGAGAACCCATTATAAAATTAAAATAAACTAAATTATAAAGTACCGAATATTAACTGATTAAGATTTCAAATTAATTGGATTCTAAAATTTAAATTGATAAAATATTCAATTTATAATTTATATAAATTAACGATCGTTAAGTATTTATATTAAACCTTTTCTAATAAAAGTTATATAACGATCGTTATTAATCGTTTCAGTCACTCATCGATCAACACTCGTTATGTAAAATTTAAAAACAGGTGAAAAAATGGTAAAAATACCGGAATTAACAAGGGGAATAGCAAATAATGTGACCGAAACTATAGGAAACACACCTATAGTAAGGTTAAATAAATTAACAGAAGGATTAAACGCAGATGTAGTAGTTAAACTTGAATCCTTTAATCCTTTATCAAGCGTTAAAGACAGAATTGGTGTTGCATTGATCGAAGCAGGTGAAGAAGCCGGCATAATTAACAAGAACACCATATTAATCGAACCAACAAGTGGAAATACAGGTATAGCACTTGCATTTGTAGCAGCACAAAGGGGATATAAACTCATTTTAACTATGCCAGATACCATGTCAATCGAGAGAAGGAAACTTCTAACTTTACTAGGGGCAGAAATTGTTTTAACTCCTGGAGCAAATGGAATGGCGGGTGCAGTTGCCAAGGCTGAAGAATTAGCTAAAGAAATATCCGGTGCTGTATTGCCACAGCAGTTTAAAAATTTAGCTAATCCTAAGATTCATAGAGAAACAACAGCTCCCGAAATCTGGAGAGACACAAATGGAAAAATAGACATATTAGTATCTGGAACAGGAACAGGTGGAACAATAACAGGTGTGGGCCAGGCACTTAAAGAACTCAAACCAGAAGTTAAATTAGTTGCAGTTGAACCTGTAACATCACCTGTACTTTCACAAGGTAAATCTGGACCCCACAAAATACAGGGTATTGGACCTGGTTTTGTACCAGATGTACTTCAAATAGAACTTATCGATGAGATTGTAACAGTTTCAGATGAAGATTCTGCAAAAACACTTCTAGCACTCGCAAGGGAAGAAGGTATACTTGCAGGTATATCCTCTGGTGCCGCCACATATGCTGCATTACAATTGGCTAAAAAAGAAGAAAATGCAGGTAAGCTTATAGTTGTTGTTTTACCAGACACAGGAGAAAGATACTTGAGTATGGATTGGGTGTTTGAAGACATTTTCAAAACATCGGAAACATCAGATTTCACAGATTAATATTCAAAATATATTTTCTTTTTTTCAATTCCCAAATATATTAAAATCTATGTATAAATTATTTTAAATAATTGACTATTAATGTGGATTACAGTATTTTGTAACTCTATTGTAGATTTCCATATTCCTTAACAATAGTTCTTTATCAATTATGATCTTAAGTAAAAAATATCGAAGATTAACCTTTGAATGCTTCTACTTCCAACCTCACCATGTTCACTTTGACCATTCCTTCATTATCTAATGGATTTTGTTCAATGTATCTGGTTGCTAATTCATCGATAAAATCTTCTTGAAGATTTTCAGGGATTCTTTGTGTATAAGGAAGCCATACTGTTCGTATCCATGATTTTAATCCTTCAACACCCTTCTGAACCATAACCTTCGAAATTAGTTCGACCCTCACAGGTTTAAAATTTGCTTCATTAAGCCATTTAATATATTTTTTTGGTCCGTAAAATCCATATGGAAAGGTGAACCCTTGGAAGTAGTTGTTCCATTTCTCTTCCGTAATTATTTCATCTGCAAGGTATAAAATTTTCTGTGCATTGCCCTTACCACCCATTTGGATTAATATCCTACCATCAGGCTTAAGGCTCTTTTGTATTCGTTTTAAAATATCCCCATGGCCTTTGATCCAGTGAAGTGCTGCATTACTAAAGATAAGGTCAAATTCAGAGTTGTAATCTATTTCCTGAAAATCTTTCAGTTTGAAGTGTAAATTTGGATGTTCCTTTAAAGGAAAGGTCCTTGTTGCTAATTCAATCATATCAATTGAACTGTCAATTCCCACTATACATCCGTCTTTAAGATTTGTGGCTATTTCCGATGTTACTTTACCATCTCCACATCCTATATCAAGGACTCCTTCAGATCCTTGAAGATCCATTTTAGTTATAAGTTCTCTAGCCCATTTCTGTTGTGCACTCGAACTTTTTTGATATTCCTCTGCATCCCATTTAAACATTTAAAAATACACCTCAAAAAGTTTTATCCACTATCACCGGATAAGATTTGATCATTTCAAACTAAATTCTATTTTTTGATATATTTACCTTTTCATATTGGAAATTTTAATTAAGATTCTTATCATAATATTTTTGATACTTATTTTTTATTCATTCTGTTAGAAGTTGAATTCTATTTTTTAATTTTTCCTTTTTACAAAAATATCATAATATTAAAGAGGAATATCATAAATTGTATTTGTTTGGTATGATTTTGGCAATTGATCTTTGATATAATTATTAAAATTTTGATTTATAGCTCTATTTCAATCAGTTAGGGTATATGTAGCAGACTATAATCTTGATGTTTAAACAAAGTTAGTTTTGAGAATGATATTTACAATAAACAATAGATTTTTCTAAGATTTTCAAACCAATTGTCATGAGGATTATGATAATTTTTACATGGGTAATACTTATTTTATGAAGATCCACCAATAAATTCTCTTCAATACATGTTCGGCTTTAAAATTTTAATTAAATACTTAATTGATTCTTTTATTATATTTATAGAGTATATTAAGATGTATTGGTTGAAAATACGTATTATTGGAAGATTCAACCCAAATATTAGATATTTTTTATTTCGTTATATCAAGCTATGACGAAGTAGAATATAATTCATTAAAAAATACACA
This sequence is a window from Methanobacterium sp. SMA-27. Protein-coding genes within it:
- a CDS encoding MOSC domain-containing protein, yielding MNSENIEQEARVVAVSTSPLTGTKKTNVMQGMLIENHGLLGDAHAENDSHRQLSLLAIESIQKMRDLGLDVYPGDFAENITTEGIILKELQIGIKLSIGKQSVVQVTQIGKECYSPCEIGRHVGECIMPTDGIFCKVLEGGKIRVGDGLQII
- the pdxS gene encoding pyridoxal 5'-phosphate synthase lyase subunit PdxS, with the protein product MLHGTEVLKKGFAKMTKGGVIMDVVNAEQAVIAEEAGAVSVMALEKVPADIRAEGGVARMADPSKVQEIIDAVSIPVMAKARIGHFVEAQVLETLGVDMIDESEVLTPADEKYHINKKLFTIPFVCGARNLGEALRRIDEGAAMIRTKGEAGTGNIVEAVRHSRQISSIIRELKDKTEEELWTVARETESTLKLVKETAKLGRLPVVNFAAGGIATPADAALMMQLGSDGVFVGSGIFKSEQPILVAKAIVEATTHFEDADIITKVSTDLGKAMPGLEISDIPENMKLQTRGW
- a CDS encoding MalY/PatB family protein; amino-acid sequence: MKYNFKKLCNRKDTDCLKWDMMEPIFGHDDLIPLWVADMDFPVAKPVTDALKKRVEHPFYGYTQAGSSVINAVVDRMQRKFNWRIDPEWIVFTPGVVPALHVAIRSITHPGDGVILQEPTYHPFFPAVTNSGCQTVNNGLKLINGRYVMDYNGLEEIFKPKTRALSNSGRVKTIIFCNPHNPVGRSWDREEIIRMGEIVIKNGGVVISDEIHCEILFKGQKHIPFATISKEFEQNCIVCMSPSKTFNLAGLEVSSIIIPNKKIRDNFTNTRAGIVPNPNLFGYTALEAAYRFGDEWLEQVLDYLQDNLNFLMDYIKENIPIIKVIKTEGTYLVWLDCRGLGMDNITLRTFMREEARVGLEDGFIFGESGSGFMRMNIACPVSILEEALKQIEDAVNEFNTQM
- a CDS encoding NifB/NifX family molybdenum-iron cluster-binding protein codes for the protein MLFKVASNDGKIINQHFGHAKQFLIFDIDDNGNFEFVELRENVPSCSGGNHSSGSMESTIELIKDVDIVLVSQIGPGASQSLISNGIQPYMMPTYIDEALEKLGSKFVNEKKKVKK
- the cysK gene encoding cysteine synthase A, translating into MVKIPELTRGIANNVTETIGNTPIVRLNKLTEGLNADVVVKLESFNPLSSVKDRIGVALIEAGEEAGIINKNTILIEPTSGNTGIALAFVAAQRGYKLILTMPDTMSIERRKLLTLLGAEIVLTPGANGMAGAVAKAEELAKEISGAVLPQQFKNLANPKIHRETTAPEIWRDTNGKIDILVSGTGTGGTITGVGQALKELKPEVKLVAVEPVTSPVLSQGKSGPHKIQGIGPGFVPDVLQIELIDEIVTVSDEDSAKTLLALAREEGILAGISSGAATYAALQLAKKEENAGKLIVVVLPDTGERYLSMDWVFEDIFKTSETSDFTD
- a CDS encoding trans-aconitate 2-methyltransferase yields the protein MFKWDAEEYQKSSSAQQKWARELITKMDLQGSEGVLDIGCGDGKVTSEIATNLKDGCIVGIDSSIDMIELATRTFPLKEHPNLHFKLKDFQEIDYNSEFDLIFSNAALHWIKGHGDILKRIQKSLKPDGRILIQMGGKGNAQKILYLADEIITEEKWNNYFQGFTFPYGFYGPKKYIKWLNEANFKPVRVELISKVMVQKGVEGLKSWIRTVWLPYTQRIPENLQEDFIDELATRYIEQNPLDNEGMVKVNMVRLEVEAFKG